In one window of Natrinema halophilum DNA:
- the yqeB gene encoding selenium-dependent molybdenum cofactor biosynthesis protein YqeB, with the protein MTLFDRVDELVEQGRPASMLTVVGKDGSAPRDVGAKMLVTDEDEYGTIGGGTVEGLAVDEARDVLRGDADPGVRSYELRPGGNTGMVCGGSMDVFIDRIRGRSRLHVAGGGHIGVELAAMGNRLGYDVTVVDDREEYASSDRFAAEADVVHGDYDEVLAELPMTSETAVAVATRSGTFDRQAVAAAIDGGAGYVGVVASEDKAAHIFDSLLEEGYSRRDLVRVRAPVGLDLGGGGPEDVALSVLAEMHRDRYDTTGERATRHDLEDLVVVRGGGDLGSGVVYRLHRAGYPVIVAETARPTVVRRAVAFGAAMYEDEVSIQGVTGRQAADIDDALAAIKDDEVPVLEDPNATVVDELEPKAVVDAIMAKGKTDTGTRRDLADVVIGLGPGFEAGENVDAVVETDRGHELGHVIYDGKPSPYDGEPGERRGYTHERVLRAPSDGVWSPSVEIGDIVEAEATVGYVDDDPVVTAIGGLVRGLVHDGVSVSSGAKLGDVDPRDDVDYTKISDKALCLGGGVLEALLNLS; encoded by the coding sequence ATGACGCTCTTCGATCGCGTCGACGAACTCGTCGAGCAGGGACGGCCGGCCTCGATGCTGACCGTCGTGGGCAAAGACGGAAGTGCGCCGCGGGACGTCGGGGCGAAAATGCTCGTGACCGACGAAGACGAGTACGGAACGATCGGCGGCGGAACGGTCGAAGGGCTCGCCGTCGACGAAGCTCGTGACGTCCTCCGCGGCGACGCCGATCCCGGGGTCCGGTCGTACGAACTGCGTCCCGGCGGCAACACCGGCATGGTCTGTGGCGGGTCCATGGACGTCTTTATCGATCGAATCCGGGGCCGCTCTCGGCTCCATGTCGCGGGCGGTGGACACATCGGCGTCGAACTCGCGGCGATGGGGAACCGACTCGGTTACGACGTCACCGTCGTCGACGACCGCGAGGAATACGCATCCTCGGACCGGTTTGCTGCGGAGGCGGACGTCGTTCACGGGGACTACGACGAGGTCCTCGCCGAACTCCCGATGACGTCGGAAACGGCGGTCGCCGTCGCGACGCGAAGCGGAACGTTCGACCGACAGGCCGTCGCCGCCGCAATCGACGGTGGCGCCGGCTACGTCGGCGTCGTTGCCAGCGAAGACAAGGCGGCTCACATTTTCGATTCGTTGCTCGAGGAGGGTTACTCGCGCCGAGACCTCGTTCGCGTCCGCGCGCCCGTCGGGCTCGACCTCGGTGGGGGTGGACCCGAAGACGTCGCGCTCTCGGTTCTCGCCGAGATGCACCGCGATCGCTACGACACGACAGGCGAGCGAGCGACCAGACACGATCTCGAGGACCTCGTCGTCGTTCGCGGTGGCGGCGACCTCGGGAGTGGTGTGGTCTATCGCCTCCATCGAGCAGGCTATCCGGTCATCGTGGCTGAGACGGCGCGGCCGACCGTCGTCCGCCGCGCGGTCGCGTTCGGCGCTGCGATGTACGAGGACGAAGTCTCCATACAGGGCGTCACGGGCCGTCAGGCCGCCGATATCGACGACGCACTCGCCGCTATCAAAGACGACGAGGTGCCCGTCCTCGAGGACCCGAACGCGACCGTCGTCGACGAACTCGAGCCGAAGGCCGTCGTCGATGCGATTATGGCCAAGGGGAAGACGGACACCGGAACCCGCCGGGACCTCGCGGACGTCGTCATCGGTCTCGGTCCGGGATTCGAGGCCGGCGAGAACGTGGACGCCGTCGTCGAAACCGATCGTGGACACGAACTCGGACACGTCATCTACGACGGGAAACCCAGCCCGTACGACGGCGAACCGGGTGAACGTCGTGGGTACACTCACGAGCGAGTTCTCAGAGCCCCAAGCGACGGCGTGTGGTCGCCGTCGGTCGAAATCGGCGACATCGTCGAGGCGGAGGCAACCGTCGGCTACGTCGACGACGATCCGGTCGTCACGGCAATCGGCGGGCTCGTCCGGGGACTCGTCCACGACGGCGTTTCCGTCTCTTCTGGCGCGAAACTCGGTGACGTCGATCCCCGAGATGACGTCGACTACACGAAGATTTCCGACAAAGCGCTCTGTCTCGGCGGCGGCGTTCTCGAAGCGTTGCTCAACCTCTCCTAG
- the selD gene encoding selenide, water dikinase SelD translates to MSDAGDDRSPALTEYAELHGCSCKVGQAELDSLLTDVGLSEAQEELQFGVGEDASARVIADGLSVVSTIDFFTPIIDDPYEFGRIAACNAASDAFATGAGDDLTFLVVLGLPQELTDAATDVLCGIVDAVDDMEGVVAGGHTIMNPWPIAGGSVIATTPSEHVLQTSDASPSDRLYLTKPLGTQPAMGALRVRDGEFGETIAETTARPVQDIADEALAWMTTPNRDAMLAAREYATAATDITGFGLLGQARVLAENAGVGVELTHLPIIDGTLELSQLFGYGLEDGESAETSGGLLLAVPDRQTDAFESSLSDANVFYRHVGRVTTDSGATIVDPTIERVHG, encoded by the coding sequence ATGTCTGACGCAGGTGACGACCGCTCACCAGCCCTGACCGAATACGCAGAGCTTCACGGCTGTTCGTGTAAAGTCGGTCAGGCCGAACTCGACTCGTTGCTCACAGACGTCGGGTTATCCGAGGCTCAGGAGGAACTGCAGTTCGGTGTCGGCGAGGACGCGAGCGCTCGCGTCATCGCCGACGGTCTCAGTGTCGTCTCCACGATCGATTTCTTCACGCCGATTATAGACGACCCGTACGAATTCGGTCGCATCGCCGCGTGTAATGCGGCCAGCGACGCGTTCGCGACCGGTGCTGGCGATGATCTGACATTTCTGGTGGTCCTCGGCCTGCCACAGGAACTAACGGACGCGGCCACGGACGTTCTGTGCGGCATCGTCGACGCGGTGGACGACATGGAGGGCGTCGTCGCGGGTGGACACACGATCATGAACCCATGGCCGATCGCGGGCGGGTCCGTCATCGCCACCACTCCGTCGGAACACGTCCTCCAGACGAGCGACGCCTCGCCGTCGGACCGTCTCTATCTGACGAAACCGCTCGGCACGCAACCGGCGATGGGCGCGCTCCGTGTGCGAGACGGAGAATTCGGCGAGACGATCGCGGAAACGACGGCCCGACCCGTACAGGACATCGCAGACGAGGCGCTCGCGTGGATGACGACGCCGAACAGGGACGCGATGCTCGCGGCCCGGGAATACGCGACGGCCGCGACCGATATCACGGGCTTCGGGCTCCTGGGACAGGCTCGCGTCCTCGCGGAGAACGCCGGCGTCGGCGTCGAGCTCACGCACCTCCCCATCATCGACGGCACCCTCGAGCTCTCCCAGCTTTTCGGCTACGGCCTCGAAGACGGCGAGAGTGCGGAAACGAGCGGGGGGCTATTACTAGCGGTCCCTGACCGACAGACGGACGCGTTCGAGTCCTCCCTCTCAGATGCAAACGTGTTCTATCGTCACGTCGGCCGCGTTACGACCGATTCCGGCGCGACGATCGTCGATCCGACGATCGAACGGGTCCACGGCTGA
- a CDS encoding sulfurtransferase TusA family protein: protein MERVDVTGEVCPRPALIVRRRLSDLGENDELLVRGDYPPAETNLRRTCTKHGYEVEDRPAPEDADGSFELLIRPSADSSRSEEEDV from the coding sequence ATGGAACGTGTGGACGTCACAGGGGAAGTATGTCCGCGTCCCGCTCTCATCGTTCGTCGGCGGTTGTCCGACCTGGGCGAGAACGACGAACTGCTCGTTCGGGGAGATTACCCGCCAGCAGAAACCAATCTCCGCCGAACATGTACGAAACACGGCTACGAAGTCGAGGATCGGCCGGCACCCGAAGACGCCGACGGTAGCTTTGAATTGCTCATTCGTCCATCTGCCGACTCGAGCCGATCGGAGGAAGAGGATGTCTGA
- the yqeC gene encoding selenium cofactor biosynthesis protein YqeC, which yields MNLAETLGLGDDELVSFVGAGGKKTAMTRLVAEASERGLEAGYTTTTHMPPPDLPLVLADPDRIESSVDDATAPIALARTRVSNPSRVDEKVRGYQPATLNSLFDDAPFDWLLVKADGARMREFKAPGPNEPPIPQTSTVVVPVASVQAVGQPLADDVVHRVDRIERCADISAGERITPDVIGQVLAHPDGGLKHVPDDATVVPLVNKADDATLARQATDAVSTALERTSRLDRGIVTSFETNRLTAVT from the coding sequence ATGAATCTTGCCGAAACGCTCGGCCTCGGGGACGACGAACTCGTTTCGTTCGTCGGCGCTGGCGGAAAAAAGACTGCCATGACTCGGTTAGTCGCTGAGGCGAGCGAACGAGGTCTCGAGGCGGGATACACCACGACGACACACATGCCGCCGCCGGATCTTCCGCTCGTTCTCGCCGACCCGGATCGCATCGAGTCCAGTGTCGACGATGCCACAGCTCCGATCGCACTGGCCCGTACACGCGTCTCCAATCCATCCCGCGTCGACGAGAAGGTACGAGGATACCAGCCGGCTACCCTCAATTCGCTGTTCGACGATGCTCCGTTCGACTGGCTCCTCGTCAAAGCCGATGGGGCCAGAATGCGCGAATTCAAAGCACCTGGCCCGAACGAACCGCCGATTCCACAGACGAGCACGGTCGTCGTTCCGGTTGCATCCGTTCAAGCTGTCGGCCAGCCACTCGCCGACGACGTCGTCCACCGTGTCGATCGAATCGAACGCTGTGCGGATATCTCGGCAGGCGAGCGTATCACACCGGACGTCATCGGACAGGTTCTCGCTCATCCTGACGGTGGCCTGAAGCACGTTCCCGACGATGCGACGGTCGTTCCGCTCGTTAACAAAGCGGACGATGCCACGCTTGCGAGACAGGCAACGGATGCCGTCTCGACGGCCCTCGAGCGCACTTCCCGGCTCGACCGGGGGATCGTCACCTCGTTCGAAACGAACCGTCTCACCGCCGTCACGTGA
- a CDS encoding MFS transporter, whose product MTTRPTTENGSQAIPWRSPFLHVILASSLIGVMGVSLLSPVLPALRAAFDITDSQVGLIITVYTLPGILLTPFVGLVADRLGRRRTLIPLLFIFGTAGTAIAVTNTFEMVLVLRFVQGIGASALITLAITLIGDYYEGQRQRSIVGINSSAIGTGAALYPLIGGALAAIRWNVPFLFFGVAFLVGIAAALILEEPAVDAPPSLRTYLKRVVQAVTRRDAFGIYVASFATFFLFYGGVLTAIPLLLTDEYGVVEPYLGFLLAIVSFSNAITASFYGRLEPYFDLPSLVAFGFTCFGLALLGIRVVTSPAEVGLLLVIFGVGFGIVMPSLNASIVSLAADHLRASMLGTQTSMLRIGQTIGPIAFTGVAAVGFEKQLAGYRVVLPVAGLLSILAAVTGWLYISFRS is encoded by the coding sequence ATGACGACCCGTCCCACTACCGAAAACGGATCACAGGCTATCCCGTGGCGATCCCCATTTCTTCACGTCATACTAGCAAGTTCGTTGATCGGCGTCATGGGCGTCTCCCTGCTCAGTCCGGTATTGCCGGCGCTCAGAGCTGCCTTCGATATCACTGACTCGCAAGTCGGCTTGATCATTACTGTCTATACGCTACCCGGAATACTTCTGACTCCGTTCGTTGGACTCGTCGCAGACCGACTGGGTCGGCGACGAACGTTAATTCCGTTGTTGTTCATCTTTGGGACTGCCGGAACCGCTATCGCGGTTACGAACACCTTCGAGATGGTCCTCGTCCTCCGGTTCGTCCAGGGAATCGGTGCCAGTGCGCTAATCACGCTCGCTATCACTCTCATCGGGGACTACTACGAGGGACAACGACAACGATCGATTGTCGGCATCAATAGCAGCGCAATCGGGACGGGTGCAGCGCTTTATCCGTTGATCGGTGGAGCCCTCGCGGCGATACGGTGGAACGTCCCGTTTCTCTTTTTCGGCGTCGCGTTTCTGGTCGGGATCGCCGCGGCGTTGATCCTCGAGGAACCGGCCGTCGATGCGCCTCCGTCGCTTCGGACGTACTTAAAACGCGTCGTACAAGCCGTAACGAGGCGTGATGCGTTCGGGATTTACGTCGCATCGTTTGCCACCTTCTTCCTGTTCTACGGCGGCGTACTTACTGCGATACCGCTTTTGCTCACCGACGAGTACGGAGTCGTCGAACCGTATCTCGGATTTCTCCTTGCGATCGTCTCCTTCTCTAATGCCATCACAGCATCCTTCTACGGCCGTCTCGAACCGTACTTCGATCTCCCCTCGCTCGTCGCGTTTGGATTCACGTGCTTCGGCCTCGCGCTGCTCGGAATTCGAGTCGTTACGTCGCCAGCAGAGGTCGGTCTGTTGCTCGTGATCTTTGGCGTCGGATTCGGTATCGTCATGCCGTCGCTTAATGCATCGATCGTTTCGCTTGCCGCCGACCACCTGCGCGCGAGTATGCTCGGAACGCAGACGAGCATGCTTCGAATCGGACAGACGATCGGCCCAATTGCGTTCACAGGGGTGGCCGCAGTCGGTTTCGAGAAACAGTTAGCCGGATATCGCGTCGTTCTCCCTGTCGCCGGTCTGCTTTCGATACTGGCTGCGGTGACCGGATGGCTCTATATCTCGTTTCGGTCATGA
- the hpt gene encoding hypoxanthine/guanine phosphoribosyltransferase gives MAKLEESVHEAPIINKGDYEYLVHPISNCVPKLEPALLREVASRIVAVADLEEVDKIVTPAAMGIHISTAVSLLSDIPLVVIRKREYGLEGEVSLTQQTGYAESEMYINDVEESDSVLLIDDMLSTGGTLRAITSVLESMGVDIVDVIVVMHKVGGENALEGCSYDVTSLLEIIVQDGRVEIV, from the coding sequence ATGGCAAAATTGGAAGAATCGGTTCACGAGGCGCCGATTATCAATAAAGGCGATTACGAGTATCTCGTCCACCCGATCAGCAACTGCGTTCCAAAACTCGAGCCGGCCCTCCTTCGAGAAGTCGCTTCGCGGATCGTCGCGGTCGCAGACCTCGAGGAGGTAGACAAAATCGTCACACCCGCTGCGATGGGAATCCATATTTCGACAGCTGTTTCTCTTCTGTCTGACATTCCGCTGGTCGTTATTCGCAAACGCGAGTACGGATTGGAGGGGGAAGTTTCGTTGACCCAGCAAACCGGCTACGCGGAGAGCGAGATGTACATCAACGATGTCGAGGAATCTGATTCGGTTCTCCTGATCGACGACATGCTCAGCACCGGTGGGACGCTCCGCGCTATAACGTCCGTTCTCGAGTCGATGGGTGTCGATATCGTCGATGTCATCGTGGTCATGCACAAGGTCGGTGGCGAGAATGCGCTCGAGGGATGCTCCTATGACGTGACGTCGCTCCTCGAGATAATAGTTCAAGACGGCCGGGTCGAAATCGTCTAA
- a CDS encoding Re/Si-specific NAD(P)(+) transhydrogenase subunit alpha, with the protein MIIGVPREVAVNERRAALTPPVAEGLVERGFDVLVSAGTGDEAGWSNTEYRDAGCEVVDDRGAVFDRSDVIFQVRGLGASPEAEPDQYDEEQIVIGLLGPYELEDELETLAERNVTAFALELIPRISRAQSMDALSSMASVGGYKAALVAAEELPKLFPMQMTAAGTVRPADVFVVGAGVAGLQAIATADRLGANVRAYDIRPEVKEEVESLGAEFVELDLETDDTSDEEGHAREQDEEFYRKQREMMNRVIADSDVVITTAAVPGRPSPELVTNEMIEGMERGSVIVDLAAEGGGNCEPTQADETVTYEGVTVFGPTNLPGTVSRTTSRLYANNVTNFLDNLLEDDELTIDTADEIVDATMLTHDGTIRNPHEQPDEEDDEEAEDESDEAEPDEDEETTVEATDDE; encoded by the coding sequence ATGATTATCGGTGTTCCACGTGAGGTCGCGGTAAACGAAAGACGGGCGGCCCTTACGCCGCCGGTGGCAGAGGGCCTCGTCGAACGAGGGTTCGACGTTCTCGTTTCGGCCGGTACCGGCGATGAAGCGGGCTGGAGTAATACGGAGTATCGAGACGCCGGATGCGAGGTCGTCGACGATCGAGGCGCAGTCTTCGACCGATCCGATGTCATCTTCCAGGTGCGCGGCTTAGGTGCCAGCCCGGAAGCAGAACCAGACCAGTACGACGAGGAGCAGATCGTCATCGGGCTCCTCGGGCCGTACGAACTCGAGGACGAACTGGAAACGCTTGCAGAACGCAACGTTACAGCGTTTGCTCTCGAGCTCATCCCGCGGATCAGCCGGGCCCAGAGTATGGACGCGCTCTCTTCGATGGCCAGCGTCGGCGGGTACAAGGCCGCCCTAGTCGCGGCCGAAGAGTTGCCAAAGCTATTTCCAATGCAGATGACCGCAGCCGGAACCGTCCGTCCCGCGGACGTATTCGTCGTGGGTGCGGGCGTCGCGGGTCTGCAGGCGATCGCGACGGCGGACCGGCTCGGTGCCAACGTACGCGCGTACGACATCCGGCCGGAAGTCAAAGAGGAAGTAGAAAGCCTCGGTGCTGAATTCGTCGAACTGGACTTAGAAACCGACGACACGTCCGACGAAGAGGGCCACGCCAGAGAACAAGACGAGGAGTTCTACCGCAAACAACGCGAGATGATGAACCGCGTGATCGCCGACTCCGACGTCGTAATCACGACGGCGGCCGTCCCCGGCAGACCGTCTCCCGAACTCGTGACCAACGAGATGATCGAAGGGATGGAACGCGGATCGGTCATCGTCGACCTCGCGGCCGAAGGCGGCGGAAACTGCGAACCCACACAGGCAGACGAGACGGTCACCTACGAGGGCGTCACCGTGTTCGGCCCGACTAATCTCCCGGGAACCGTCTCTCGCACGACGAGCCGACTCTATGCGAACAACGTGACCAATTTCCTCGACAATCTACTCGAAGACGATGAACTCACGATCGACACAGCAGACGAAATCGTGGACGCGACGATGCTCACCCACGATGGAACGATACGAAACCCACACGAACAGCCCGACGAAGAAGATGACGAGGAGGCGGAAGACGAGTCCGACGAGGCCGAACCCGACGAAGACGAAGAGACGACCGTGGAGGCGACCGATGACGAATAA
- a CDS encoding NAD(P) transhydrogenase subunit alpha → MSEIVTYLTFFVLAAFLGYSVITKIPATLHTPLMSGSNAITGITLVGAVVVAGSSSSTLATALGFLAVVMATVNVVGGYMVSHFMLSDFHGGGD, encoded by the coding sequence ATGAGCGAGATCGTTACGTACCTGACGTTCTTCGTGCTGGCCGCGTTCCTCGGCTACTCGGTCATCACCAAGATTCCAGCAACGCTCCACACGCCGCTGATGTCCGGTTCTAACGCCATTACGGGCATCACGCTGGTGGGCGCCGTCGTCGTCGCCGGCTCGAGTTCGTCAACCCTGGCGACGGCGCTTGGCTTTCTGGCGGTAGTCATGGCCACGGTCAACGTCGTCGGCGGCTACATGGTGAGCCATTTCATGCTCTCTGACTTCCACGGAGGAGGTGACTGA
- a CDS encoding NAD(P)(+) transhydrogenase (Re/Si-specific) subunit beta — MVELFSETVLSLVYLIAAILFIQGLRDMTHPRTAVRGNLTSAAGMFVAVGATVLWFEILQPEVLLGGLVVGAAIGVGLSTTVEMTEMPQLVGLFNGLGGGASALVAGAEVFQLGTANGGAIPADVGIAAAASGIVGAVTFTGSMVAAGKLHGLVTGSAIRYTGEHAVKALLLLIAVLSGVYMVVQPEVLAGLLQGSAVPSYWLLILAASVLGVMLVIPIGGADMPVVIALLNAYSGLAAAGTGFVLGNSALIIAGTLVGAAGIILTVIMCESMNRSLANVLFGGFGEAAASSEEMDEIYEGNITETSPEELDMLLDTANRVVIVPGYGMAVAQAQHAVAELSELLDENGVEVAFGIHPVAGRMPGHMNVLLAEADVPYDKMKELEEINPTFAQTDVVIVIGSNDVVNPLANTDDSSPIAGMPVLNVAEAGTVVVNKRSLSPGFSGIPNPLFAEDNCLMLFGDGQETMQEVVGQYKENH; from the coding sequence ATGGTTGAACTGTTCTCGGAGACCGTCCTCTCGCTCGTGTATCTGATCGCCGCCATCCTGTTCATCCAGGGACTACGGGACATGACCCATCCCCGGACCGCGGTCCGGGGCAATCTCACGTCGGCGGCGGGGATGTTCGTCGCCGTTGGCGCGACGGTCCTCTGGTTCGAGATCCTGCAACCGGAGGTGCTCCTCGGCGGGCTCGTCGTCGGTGCCGCGATTGGTGTTGGACTTTCGACCACGGTCGAGATGACGGAGATGCCACAGCTGGTCGGGCTGTTCAACGGGCTGGGCGGTGGCGCCTCGGCGCTCGTCGCCGGCGCGGAAGTCTTCCAGCTCGGAACGGCAAACGGCGGCGCGATTCCCGCAGACGTCGGGATTGCGGCGGCCGCATCCGGAATCGTCGGCGCGGTCACCTTTACGGGAAGCATGGTCGCCGCCGGCAAACTCCACGGCCTCGTGACGGGATCTGCAATCCGATACACCGGTGAACACGCCGTCAAGGCGCTTCTGTTGTTGATCGCCGTTCTGAGCGGCGTCTACATGGTCGTTCAGCCGGAGGTGCTCGCGGGTCTACTCCAGGGGTCTGCGGTCCCCTCCTACTGGCTCCTGATCCTCGCCGCATCGGTACTCGGCGTGATGCTCGTCATTCCGATCGGGGGCGCGGACATGCCCGTCGTGATCGCACTGTTGAACGCGTATTCCGGTCTGGCGGCCGCCGGAACCGGTTTCGTTCTCGGTAACAGCGCGCTGATCATCGCCGGCACGCTCGTTGGCGCCGCTGGAATCATCCTCACGGTGATCATGTGCGAATCGATGAACCGATCGCTGGCGAACGTCCTCTTCGGTGGATTCGGTGAAGCGGCTGCTTCCTCCGAAGAGATGGACGAGATCTACGAGGGCAACATCACGGAAACCTCCCCCGAAGAGCTCGATATGCTTCTCGATACCGCAAATCGGGTCGTCATCGTCCCCGGATACGGGATGGCCGTCGCACAGGCACAGCACGCCGTCGCCGAACTCTCGGAACTACTCGACGAAAACGGCGTCGAGGTCGCGTTCGGCATCCACCCTGTCGCCGGCAGAATGCCCGGACACATGAACGTGCTCCTGGCCGAAGCGGACGTCCCCTACGACAAGATGAAGGAACTCGAGGAAATTAACCCGACGTTCGCCCAGACCGACGTCGTGATCGTGATCGGCTCGAACGACGTTGTGAATCCGCTCGCGAACACCGACGACTCGAGTCCGATCGCCGGGATGCCAGTTCTCAACGTCGCAGAGGCGGGGACTGTCGTCGTCAACAAGCGAAGTCTCAGTCCCGGTTTTTCGGGCATTCCGAACCCGCTGTTCGCCGAAGACAACTGTCTGATGCTCTTTGGCGACGGCCAGGAGACGATGCAAGAGGTCGTCGGTCAGTACAAGGAAAACCACTGA
- a CDS encoding MBL fold metallo-hydrolase, which translates to MDHVERFEIPTPFQIGKVNSYLITAGKPTLLDPGPSTTEAYGELTEQLDGAGYALEDIERVLITHPHMDHFGICHRIRAESGAQIYCHEDARELLTDPDGCFEREQQFFVPFLQRMGVPEQSAESAISLPEPYTDFREAVTVYECLTDGDRLDVGLELDVVYTPGHSPGSVCYVDPAHDAAFTGDHIMNDISPNPLLTLVPGTTDERTRSLPMYLESLRRMKRVDATVAYGGHREPVSDLNARIDEIVDHHQERKQRIATLIDEHGGLTAYEVMEAMFPDLPMTEIYPGMSEVIGHLDLLEDDGTIVRSERDGVWYYELA; encoded by the coding sequence ATGGATCACGTCGAACGGTTCGAGATACCGACCCCATTTCAGATCGGGAAGGTAAACAGCTATTTGATCACGGCTGGCAAGCCAACGCTGCTCGACCCAGGGCCATCGACTACCGAAGCGTATGGCGAACTGACTGAACAACTCGACGGGGCCGGATACGCACTCGAGGACATAGAGCGAGTGCTGATCACCCACCCGCACATGGATCACTTCGGTATCTGTCATCGAATTCGAGCAGAATCTGGTGCGCAGATCTACTGCCACGAGGATGCGAGGGAACTGCTTACGGATCCTGACGGCTGTTTCGAACGCGAACAGCAGTTTTTCGTTCCGTTCTTGCAACGAATGGGCGTCCCCGAACAGTCCGCAGAGAGTGCCATCTCCCTTCCGGAACCGTACACCGATTTTCGGGAAGCGGTGACTGTCTACGAGTGTCTGACTGATGGTGATCGTCTCGACGTTGGACTCGAGTTAGACGTCGTGTACACGCCCGGCCACTCCCCCGGATCGGTCTGTTACGTAGACCCGGCTCACGACGCCGCGTTTACCGGTGACCACATCATGAACGACATCTCGCCCAACCCGTTGCTCACGCTCGTTCCGGGAACGACCGACGAACGAACCAGGAGCCTCCCCATGTACCTCGAGTCGCTTCGGCGGATGAAGCGCGTCGACGCGACGGTTGCCTACGGCGGGCACAGAGAACCGGTATCCGATCTAAATGCGCGAATCGACGAGATCGTCGATCATCATCAGGAGCGCAAACAACGGATCGCAACCCTGATTGACGAACATGGGGGCCTGACGGCATACGAGGTGATGGAGGCGATGTTCCCGGATCTTCCGATGACGGAGATTTATCCCGGCATGTCCGAGGTCATCGGTCATCTCGACCTGCTCGAAGACGACGGGACTATCGTCCGCTCCGAGCGGGATGGAGTCTGGTATTACGAACTCGCTTGA